The following are encoded in a window of Polynucleobacter sp. AP-Kolm-20A-A1 genomic DNA:
- a CDS encoding cytochrome bc complex cytochrome b subunit, with protein sequence MAFHEKEVPANAPVAQKVLAWVDSRFPLTSSIKAHLTEYYAPKNLNFWYFFGSLAIVVLALQIITGIFLVMNYKPDAAKAFESVEYIMREVPWGWMIRYLHSTGASMFFVVVYLHMFRGLIYGSYRKPRELIWIFGCAIFLCLMGEAFFGYLLPWGQMSYWGAQVIVNLFSAIPFIGPDLSLWLRGDYVVGDATLNRFFAFHVIAIPLVLIGLVAAHIIALHEVGSNNPDGIEIKENLDANGHPVDGIPFHPYYTVHDVFGLGVFLMIFACIVFFAPEMGGYFLEANNFIPANPLQTPPHIAPVWYFTPFYSMLRATTTNFLLPLWIFLAVILGMFAKTSNDKKVKGACVAIAVILAAGFYLFDAKFWGVVIMGGSVVIMFFLPWLDKSPVKSIRYRPQFHKYIYGVFVVSFVILGYLGIEPPSPVFEKISQVCTIYYLGFFLAMPFWSTRGTFKPVPTRVTFKSH encoded by the coding sequence TCGATTAAGGCTCATTTAACCGAGTATTACGCACCTAAAAACCTCAATTTTTGGTACTTTTTTGGTTCCTTAGCGATTGTGGTTTTGGCTTTACAAATCATTACCGGTATTTTCTTGGTAATGAACTACAAGCCTGATGCTGCCAAGGCTTTTGAGTCTGTTGAGTACATCATGCGTGAAGTTCCATGGGGTTGGATGATTCGTTACCTCCATTCCACAGGCGCTTCAATGTTCTTCGTGGTTGTGTATTTGCACATGTTCCGTGGTTTGATCTACGGCTCTTATCGCAAGCCACGTGAGTTAATTTGGATCTTCGGTTGCGCAATTTTCTTGTGCTTGATGGGCGAGGCTTTCTTTGGTTACTTGCTCCCATGGGGCCAAATGTCCTACTGGGGCGCTCAAGTAATCGTGAACTTGTTCTCTGCAATCCCATTCATTGGTCCAGACCTTTCTTTATGGTTGCGTGGTGACTATGTTGTGGGTGATGCAACCCTCAATCGCTTCTTTGCATTCCACGTGATTGCAATTCCATTGGTATTGATTGGTTTGGTTGCTGCTCACATTATTGCTTTGCATGAAGTTGGCTCAAACAATCCTGATGGCATTGAAATCAAAGAGAACTTAGATGCAAATGGTCACCCTGTAGATGGCATTCCATTCCACCCTTACTACACCGTCCATGACGTGTTTGGTCTTGGTGTGTTCTTGATGATTTTTGCTTGCATCGTGTTCTTTGCACCAGAGATGGGCGGTTACTTCCTTGAAGCTAACAACTTCATCCCTGCAAATCCATTGCAAACGCCTCCGCACATTGCACCGGTTTGGTATTTCACGCCGTTCTACTCTATGTTGCGTGCGACAACTACCAACTTCCTGTTGCCTCTGTGGATCTTCTTGGCAGTCATTCTTGGAATGTTTGCTAAAACTTCAAACGATAAGAAAGTCAAAGGCGCTTGCGTAGCAATTGCTGTTATTTTGGCCGCTGGTTTCTATTTGTTTGATGCGAAGTTCTGGGGTGTTGTGATCATGGGCGGTTCAGTTGTGATCATGTTCTTCTTACCTTGGCTTGATAAATCACCGGTGAAATCGATTCGCTATCGTCCACAGTTCCATAAATATATTTATGGTGTGTTCGTAGTGAGTTTTGTGATCTTGGGCTATTTAGGTATCGAGCCACCATCACCAGTATTTGAAAAGATTTCTCAGGTATGCACTATTTATTATCTGGGCTTCTTCTTGGCAATGCCGTTCTGGAGCACGCGTGGCACGTTCAAGCCTGTTCCAACACGCGTTACTTTTAAGTCCCATTAA
- a CDS encoding cytochrome c1 yields MKRILQTLMGVCQATVLVAALGFGVAANANEGGFPLDKAPDRVSSNASLQNGAKIFVNYCLNCHAASSMRYNRLRDIGLTDQQIKDNLILNDAKVGDLMTISMTPKEGKAFFGKNPPDLSVEARARGTDWLYTYFRTFYKDDTTQTGWNNLVYPSVGMPHVLWQLQGERAAKFEEHKDPHDEGRMEKVFVGFEQLTPGTMKPQEYDDNIADLVAFMSWMAEPVQLERKRLGVIVLLFLAIFTILAWRLNKAYWKDIH; encoded by the coding sequence ATGAAACGAATCCTGCAAACTTTGATGGGCGTCTGCCAAGCTACGGTTTTGGTTGCTGCCCTTGGCTTTGGTGTTGCTGCCAATGCAAACGAAGGCGGCTTTCCATTGGATAAAGCCCCTGACCGTGTAAGCAGCAATGCTTCATTGCAAAACGGCGCCAAGATATTTGTGAACTATTGCTTGAACTGCCACGCAGCTTCAAGCATGCGTTACAACCGCTTGCGTGATATCGGCTTGACCGATCAGCAGATTAAAGACAATCTCATTTTGAACGACGCTAAAGTTGGCGATTTGATGACCATCTCCATGACACCAAAAGAAGGCAAAGCGTTCTTTGGTAAAAACCCACCAGATTTATCAGTTGAGGCTCGTGCTCGTGGTACTGATTGGCTCTACACCTACTTCCGCACTTTCTACAAAGACGATACTACGCAAACGGGTTGGAATAACTTGGTTTACCCAAGCGTAGGTATGCCGCATGTTCTTTGGCAGTTGCAAGGTGAGCGTGCTGCGAAGTTTGAAGAGCACAAGGATCCGCATGACGAAGGCAGAATGGAAAAGGTTTTCGTTGGCTTTGAGCAGTTAACTCCAGGCACAATGAAGCCGCAAGAGTACGACGACAATATCGCCGACTTGGTTGCCTTTATGTCATGGATGGCTGAGCCAGTGCAGTTGGAGCGTAAACGTCTTGGCGTAATCGTGCTCCTATTCTTGGCAATCTTCACCATATTGGCATGGCGTTTAAATAAAGCCTACTGGAAAGATATTCACTAA